Proteins from a single region of Platichthys flesus chromosome 16, fPlaFle2.1, whole genome shotgun sequence:
- the LOC133971260 gene encoding vascular cell adhesion protein 1-like isoform X1, producing MGNNFVRWILTLYMFCSVVTLLLCVSVSGEGCSLILKPSRVVVGFGEPVTVSCEAARPVRVLGWESTISASHTQQDLSIQWKVDSLIDWIEEPICYGVFFTAPRQCEEKLNLVLYKTPDRVSIRPVNHTGHMVEGMEYQLLCEVQNVAPVQYLNLRWYRGQSEVYNHSFADLTSSSPVQVSSILVVTPTRAENGAQYRCVAELELGPEGPQPPPTVASEPLNASVYFPPMFLSPEPEVLDLKLGAEISLNCTATGNPTPVYSWQSSHHTQETMEDEAVLTFSSLVPGTYICTASNALGKKSKQFIVKAKTKGV from the exons ATGGGAAACAACTTTGTGAGATGGATTCTGACGCTTTACATGTTTTGCTCAG TGgtgacactgctgctgtgtgtctcagtgtcagGTGAAGGCTGCTCCCTCATCCTGAAGCCCTCCAGGGTCGTGGTGGGCTTCGGGGAGCCGGTGACGGTGAGCTGTGAGGCCGCCCGCCCGGTGCGTGTCCTGGGGTGGGAGTCGACCATCAGCGCCTCGCACACCCAGCAGGACCTTTCCATCCAGTGGAAGGTAGACAGTCTCATCGACTGGATAGAGGAGCCCATCTGCTATGGGGTGTTTTTCACAGCTCCCAGACAGTGTGAGGAGAAACTCAATCTCGTCCTATACA AAACCCCGGATCGTGTTTCCATCCGGCCTGTGAACCATACGGGCCACATGGTGGAGGGAATGGAGTACCAGCTGCTCTGCGAGGTTCAAAATGTTGCTCCTGTTCAGTATCTGAACCTGAGGTGGTACAGAGGGCAGAGTGAAGTGTATAACCACTCCTTCGCTGACCTCACGTCCTCCTCGCCTGTCCAAGTGTCCTCCATCCTCGTCGTCACGCCGACCAGAGCAGAGAACGGAGCGCAGTACAGGTGTGTGGCAGAGCTGGAGCTCGGACCAGAGGGACCACAACCACCTCCCACTGTGGCCTCCGAGCCTCTCAATGCCTCTGTGTACT TTCCCCCGATGTTCCTCAGTCCTGAACCAGAAGTGCTTGATCTCAAATTGGGCGCTGAAATCTCCTTAAACTGCACTGCCACGGGAAATCCCACCCCGGTGTACAGCTGGCAGTCCTCCCATCATACGCAGGAGACGATGGAGGACGAGGCAGTTCTTACCTTTTCCTCACTGGTCCCGGGGACCTACATCTGCACCGCCTCCAATGCACTGGGCAAGAAGAGCAAGCAGTTCATTGTCAAGGCCAAGACTAAAG GCGTTTGA
- the LOC133971260 gene encoding vascular cell adhesion protein 1-like isoform X2 translates to MGNNFVRWILTLYMFCSVSGEGCSLILKPSRVVVGFGEPVTVSCEAARPVRVLGWESTISASHTQQDLSIQWKVDSLIDWIEEPICYGVFFTAPRQCEEKLNLVLYKTPDRVSIRPVNHTGHMVEGMEYQLLCEVQNVAPVQYLNLRWYRGQSEVYNHSFADLTSSSPVQVSSILVVTPTRAENGAQYRCVAELELGPEGPQPPPTVASEPLNASVYFPPMFLSPEPEVLDLKLGAEISLNCTATGNPTPVYSWQSSHHTQETMEDEAVLTFSSLVPGTYICTASNALGKKSKQFIVKAKTKGV, encoded by the exons ATGGGAAACAACTTTGTGAGATGGATTCTGACGCTTTACATGTTTTGCTCAG tgtcagGTGAAGGCTGCTCCCTCATCCTGAAGCCCTCCAGGGTCGTGGTGGGCTTCGGGGAGCCGGTGACGGTGAGCTGTGAGGCCGCCCGCCCGGTGCGTGTCCTGGGGTGGGAGTCGACCATCAGCGCCTCGCACACCCAGCAGGACCTTTCCATCCAGTGGAAGGTAGACAGTCTCATCGACTGGATAGAGGAGCCCATCTGCTATGGGGTGTTTTTCACAGCTCCCAGACAGTGTGAGGAGAAACTCAATCTCGTCCTATACA AAACCCCGGATCGTGTTTCCATCCGGCCTGTGAACCATACGGGCCACATGGTGGAGGGAATGGAGTACCAGCTGCTCTGCGAGGTTCAAAATGTTGCTCCTGTTCAGTATCTGAACCTGAGGTGGTACAGAGGGCAGAGTGAAGTGTATAACCACTCCTTCGCTGACCTCACGTCCTCCTCGCCTGTCCAAGTGTCCTCCATCCTCGTCGTCACGCCGACCAGAGCAGAGAACGGAGCGCAGTACAGGTGTGTGGCAGAGCTGGAGCTCGGACCAGAGGGACCACAACCACCTCCCACTGTGGCCTCCGAGCCTCTCAATGCCTCTGTGTACT TTCCCCCGATGTTCCTCAGTCCTGAACCAGAAGTGCTTGATCTCAAATTGGGCGCTGAAATCTCCTTAAACTGCACTGCCACGGGAAATCCCACCCCGGTGTACAGCTGGCAGTCCTCCCATCATACGCAGGAGACGATGGAGGACGAGGCAGTTCTTACCTTTTCCTCACTGGTCCCGGGGACCTACATCTGCACCGCCTCCAATGCACTGGGCAAGAAGAGCAAGCAGTTCATTGTCAAGGCCAAGACTAAAG GCGTTTGA
- the cmc4 gene encoding cx9C motif-containing protein 4: MPQKDPCQKQACEIQKCLQANRYVESMCEDVIREMRRCCETQAGNSICCSGFRETQPPEEKRSHT; this comes from the exons ATGCCTCAGAAAGATCCGTGTCAAAAGCAAGCATGTGAGATTCAAAAGTGTTTACAAG ccaaCAGGTATGTGGAGAGCATGTGTGAGGACGTGATCCGGGAGATGCGGCGCTGCTGCGAGACTCAGGCCGGAAACTCCATCTGCTGCTCCGGGTTCAGGGAGACTCAACCcccggaggagaagagaagtcaCACATAG
- the LOC133970923 gene encoding hsp90 co-chaperone Cdc37-like, translating to MSRIDYSVWDHIEVSDDEDDTHPNIDTPSLFRWRHQARVERMEEYQSKQEELNKAAAESKRKLAEAQKKVQELTLTETDDAKAELSKAQAEEKKLKKEAREWEKKRDEHIRDEKKMPWNVDTLSKEGFSKSVVNVIPDATEATEEEKEQKHKTFVEKNEKQIKHFGMMRRWDDSQKYLSDNSHLVCEETANYLVIMCIDLEVEEKHALMEQVAHQTIVMQFILELAKSLKVDPRGCFRQFFAKIKTADQQYQDAFNDELESFKERVRSRAKIRIEKAMREYEEEERQKRLGPGGLDPVEVYESLPEEMQKCFDSKDIQMLQDVISKMDPTEAKGIMKKCIESGLWVPNSKTDDGDEKEEDATYEEVKQEQEEAKKE from the exons ATGTCCAGGATAGACTACAGTGTGTGGGACCACATCGAGGTGTCGGACGATGAAGATGACACCCACCCGAACATCGACACACCCAGTCTCTTCAGATGGAGACACCAG GCTCGGGTGGAGCGAATGGAAGAGTACCAGAGCAAACAGGAAGAATTAAACAAGGCAGCCGCGGAGAGCAAACGCAAGCTTGCAGAGGCCCAGAAGAAAGTCCAGGAGCTGACCCTCACAGAAACAGACGATGCCAAAGCAGAGCTGAGCAAAGCCCaggcggaggagaagaagctgaaaaaGGAGGCGCGGGagtgggagaagaagagggatgaGCACATCCGGGACGAGAAGAAGATGCCATGGAACGTGGACACGCTCAGCAAGGAGGGTTTCAGCAAG AGCGTTGTTAATGTCATACCGGACGCAACTGAAGCGactgaagaggagaaagagcaaAAGCATAAAACCTTTgtggagaaaaatgaaaagcagatcAAACATTTTG GCATGATGCGACGCTGGGATGACAGCCAGAAGTACCTCTCTGACAACTCTCATCTTGTATGTGAGGAGACTGCTAACTACTTGGTCATCATGTGCATTGACCTTGAAGTTGAGGAG AAACATGCATTGATGGAGCAAGTGGCTCATCAGACCATCGTCATGCAGTTCATTCTAGAGTTGGCCAAAAGCCTCAAGGTGGATCCCCGCGGGTGCTTCCGTCAATTTTTCGCCAAGATTAAG ACAGCAGATCAGCAGTACCAGGATGCTTTTAATGATGAGCTGGAGTCATTTAAGGAGCGAGTTCGCAGTAGGGCAAAGATCCGCATTGAAAAGGCCATGAGGGAGTATGAGGAAGAGGAACGTCAAAAGCGCCTCGGGCCAGGAGGGCTAGATCCTGTCGAAGTGTACGAGTCCCTGCCAGAA GAAATGCAGAAATGCTTTGACTCGAAGGACATCCAGATGTTACAAGATGTTATTAGCAAAATGGACCCAACG GAGGCGAAGGGTATCATGAAGAAGTGCATAGAATCGGGGCTCTGGGTCCCCAACTCCAAGACAGACGATggggatgaaaaagaggaggatgCCACCTATGAGGAGGTGAAACAGGAGCAGGAAGAAGCTAAGAAGGAATGA
- the tyk2 gene encoding non-receptor tyrosine-protein kinase TYK2 isoform X1, whose translation MYRMWWSRRSRSGPIPGQAEPPQGKGIHLFLLWTPEGERYLSHTSGEVTAEELCIAAAEAVGITPLCHVLFALYNPLLSCWYSPNHIFSPEEDSSLILHYSMRFYFHNWHGLNEEEPVVCRYRLRSGTDHRGSPLLDITSLEYLFSQAKYEFVNEVVQMEDIQTEAELSRFKNESLGMAVLHLSHRAMQTDCTLQEVAEKVCFLRCIPKSFSKHISKDNFLTRIRINRVFAEFVRMFQQHTVDKGRLGAQEIMYKYISTLEHLVPRFGSETFPVYHLELREDGYGGSSYGDNAHVQGDPKDNFTAPVTHEIEVSGTKGIQWRKVSVQKAQVNGYFRSDYIKKSKDQSSQSNATAPNTLSPFCDFPDITHIALSEANVCISTQDNRCLVVQMKSSQEARSFISLLDGYYRLTADAHHYLCHEVAPPRVVLSEANGLHGPMHDDFVLLKLKKEAAEEGAFLVRWSALDYRRIILAVLNKNKNGSTPSHKQFRIHHKESMFRLEGWDQEFSSVKELTDSLKSFMLKSGPDSFTVKKCCLPRQAELSNLLVMRRGDDRVNTEALSRIKTQLRFNPIKDRQIVQEQHLGCGTRTNIYSGHLLGLGRGEDDDEFNNNGNDRKGIKVVLKILDQSHKDVALAFFETASLMSQVSHSHLVFVHGVSVKGSENIMVEEFVEFGPLDVFLHKEKAAVTPQWKFIVAKQLASALSYLETKGLVHGNVCAKNILVARKGLEPGTTPFIKLSDPGIALSVLSRNERLERIPWIAPECIDSPAPIGLAADQWSFGVTLLEICNNGDLPMSGYALAHKERFYQQKGRFAEPSSPELATFISMCLTYEPVERPSFRGVLRELTEIMPKSRFLLTLLILVFQSVSVYVMNVCFFFLLDTDFDISTCETLPDMDPSIFHKRYLIEIRELGKGNFGKVILYRYDPANDGTGECVAVKSLKQENGHVPDGWIKEIEILKSLDHSNIVKYKGCCTELGGQVVQLIMEYLPQGCLRDYLPTRKLGVPQCLMFAQQICQGMEYLHKMRYIHRDLAARNVLVENDSLVKIGDFGLTKYIPEGEIYYRVREDGDSPVYWYAIECLKESKFSFSSDIWSFGVTLYEIFTDCDSHQSPPTKFLKMMAEPGEQMTVMALIKLLERNMRLPCPRKCPHEVKMLMEQCWAANPTQRPTFTSLIESLKANG comes from the exons ATGTATAGGATGTGGTGGTCCAGGCGGTCCAGGTCAGGGCCGATTCCAGGCCAGGCTGAGCCTCCTCAAGGTAAAGGCATTcatcttttcctcctctggACCCCAGAAGGCGAGAGGTATTTGTCCCACACGAGTGGGGAGGTCACGGCGGAGGAGCTGTGCATCGCAGCTGCTGAGGCTGTAG GAATAACACCTCTGTGCCATGTGTTGTTCGCTCTGTACAATCCACTCTTGAGCTGTTGGTACAGTCCTAACCACATCTTCAGTCCAGAGGAGGACTCCAGCCTGATACTTCACTACAGTATGAG GTTTTACTTTCACAATTGGCACGGACTAAATGAGGAGGAGCCAGTTGTGTGCCGCTATCGGCTCCGATCTGGGACTGACCACAGGGGTTCCCCTCTGCTTGACATCACATCCCTGGAGTATTTATTCTCTCAG GCTAAATATGAATTTGTGAATGAAGTGGTGCAGATGGAAGACATTCAGACGGAAGCGGAACTAAGTCGCTTCAAAAATGAGAGCTTGGGGATGGCCGTGCTTCACCTCTCGCACCGGGCGATGCAAACAGACTGCACGTTACAGGAAGTCGCAGAGAAAGTCTG cttcctgcgCTGCATCCCGAAGTCTTTCTCCAAACACATCTCCAAAGACAACTTTCTGACAAGAATCAGGATCAATCGGGTGTTTGCGGAATTTGTGCGGATGTTCCAGCAACACACTGTGGACAAGGGGCGGCTGGGCGCCCAGGAGATCATGTACAAGTACATCTCTACTCTCGAACACCTGGTGCCGCGGTTTGGCTCAGAGACCTTCCCCGTGTaccacctggagctgagggaggacGGGTACGGTGGCAGCTCTTACGGCGACAACGCCCATGTGCAGGGCGATCCAAAAGACAACTTCACGGCTCCCGTCACCCATGAAATCGAGGTGTCTGGCACAAAGGGGATTCAGTGGAGGAAGGTGTCAGTTCAGAAG GCACAGGTGAATGGCTACTTCCGGAGCGATTACATAAAGAAATCCAAGGACCAGTCGAGCCAGTCAAATGCAACAGCTCCCAACACACTGAGCCCCTTCTGCGATTTCCCTGATATAACTCACATCGCCCTCAGCGAAGCTAATGTGTGCATTAGCACTCAGGACAACCGCTGCTTG GTGGTTCAGATGAAATCCAGCCAGGAGGCGCGTTCCTTCATCTCGCTCCTGGATGGATACTACCGGCTGACTGCAGACGCCCACCACTATCTTTGTCATGAGGTGGCTCCCCCAAGGGTAGTGCTGAGTGAAGCAAATGGACTGCATGGGCCGATGCA TGATGATTTTGTGCTGCTGAAGCTGAAgaaagaggcagcagaggagggagctTTCCTCGTACGTTGGAGCGCTCTCGACTATCGCCGCATCATCCTGGCCGtgctaaacaaaaataaa AACGGATCGACACCGAGCCACAAGCAGTTTCGGATCCATCACAAGGAGTCGATGTTCCGTCTGGAGGGCTGGGACCAGGAGTTCTCCAGTGTGAAGGAGCTCACCGACAGCCTCAAGTCCTTCATGCTCAAGTCTGGACCAGACAGCTTCACTGTGAAAAAATGCTGTTTGCCAAGACAAGCAG AATTGTCCAACCTTCTGGTGATGAGGAGAGGTGACGACCGGGTGAACACTGAGGCCTTGTCCCGGATCAAGACCCAGCTTCGCTTCAACCCAATCAAGGACAGACAGATTGTACAG GAACAGCATCTGGGCTGCGGGACCAGAACTAATATCTACTCAGGCCATCTTCTTGGGCTGGGACGAGGTGAAGATGACGACGAGTTCAATAACAACGGCAATGACCGCAAAGGGATCAAAGTGGTTCTCAAGATTCTGGACCAAAGCCATAAAGATGTTGCACTA gCCTTTTTCGAAACCGCCAGTCTCATGAGCCAGGTATCCCACAGTCACCTGGTGTTCGTGCATGGCGTGTCTGTCAAAGGATCTGAAA ACATCATGGTGGAAGAATTTGTGGAGTTTGGGCCCTTGGATGTTTTCCTTCACAAAGAAAAGGCAGCAGTGACCCCGCAGTGGAAATTCATTGTTGCCAAACAACTTGCAAGTGCTCTCAGCTATCTT GAGACCAAAGGGCTGGTTCATGGAAACGTCTGTGCCAAGAACATTCTGGTGGCACGGAAAGGTCTGGAGCCGGGTACTACACCTTTCATCAAGCTGAGTGATCCCGGAATCGCTCTGAGCGTCCTCTCACGGAACG AGCGTCTTGAGCGCATCCCGTGGATTGCCCCCGAGTGTATCGACAGTCCTGCCCCCATTGGCCTTGCTGCGGACCAGTGGAGCTTTGGTGTCACTCTGCTCGAAATCTGCAACAACGGCGATCTTCCCATGAGTGGATATGCATTGGCCCAT AAAGAGCGCTTCTATCAGCAAAAGGGCCGCTTTGCTGAACCGTCCTCCCCGGAACTTGCCACCTTCATCAGCATGTGTTTGACCTACGAGCCTGTGGAGAGGCCCTCATTCCGCGGTGTGCTCAGAGAGCTCACAGAAATCATGCCGAAAAGTAGGTTTTTACTCACACTTTTGATTTTAGTCTTTCAATCTGTCTCGGTATATGTAATgaacgtgtgttttttttttcttctggacACAGATTTTGACATATCTACCTGTGAAACTCTCCCTGACATGGACCCCAGCATTTTCCATAAACGCTACCTGATTGAGATTCGGGAACTAGGGAAG GGTAACTTTGGAAAGGTCATTCTGTACCGGTACGACCCAGCCAATGACGGGACTGGGGAGTGTGTGGCGGTGAAGTCCTTGAAACAAGAGAATGGGCATGTGCCTGATGGCTGGATAAAGGAGATAGAGATTCTGAAGTCTCTCGATCACAGCAACATTGTCAAGTACAAGGGCTGTTGTACTGAACTGG GAGGACAAGTGGTGCAGCTAATAATGGAGTACCTTCCTCAGGGCTGTCTGCGAGACTACCTTCCCACACGCAAACTGGGTGTGCCACAATGCCTTATGTTTGCTCAGCAGATCTGTCAG GGAATGGAGTACTTGCACAAAATGCGATACATCCATCGAGACCTGGCTGCCCGTAATGTTTTAGTGGAAAACGACAGTTTGGTGAAGATTGGAGACTTTGGTCTCACAAAATACATCCCTGAAGGCGAAATATACTATCGTGTCCGGGAGGATGGGGACAGTCCAGTGTACTG
- the tyk2 gene encoding non-receptor tyrosine-protein kinase TYK2 isoform X2 produces MYRMWWSRRSRSGPIPGQAEPPQGKGIHLFLLWTPEGERYLSHTSGEVTAEELCIAAAEAVGITPLCHVLFALYNPLLSCWYSPNHIFSPEEDSSLILHYSMRFYFHNWHGLNEEEPVVCRYRLRSGTDHRGSPLLDITSLEYLFSQAKYEFVNEVVQMEDIQTEAELSRFKNESLGMAVLHLSHRAMQTDCTLQEVAEKVCFLRCIPKSFSKHISKDNFLTRIRINRVFAEFVRMFQQHTVDKGRLGAQEIMYKYISTLEHLVPRFGSETFPVYHLELREDGYGGSSYGDNAHVQGDPKDNFTAPVTHEIEVSGTKGIQWRKVSVQKAQVNGYFRSDYIKKSKDQSSQSNATAPNTLSPFCDFPDITHIALSEANVCISTQDNRCLVVQMKSSQEARSFISLLDGYYRLTADAHHYLCHEVAPPRVVLSEANGLHGPMHDDFVLLKLKKEAAEEGAFLVRWSALDYRRIILAVLNKNKNGSTPSHKQFRIHHKESMFRLEGWDQEFSSVKELTDSLKSFMLKSGPDSFTVKKCCLPRQAELSNLLVMRRGDDRVNTEALSRIKTQLRFNPIKDRQIVQEQHLGCGTRTNIYSGHLLGLGRGEDDDEFNNNGNDRKGIKVVLKILDQSHKDVALAFFETASLMSQVSHSHLVFVHGVSVKGSENIMVEEFVEFGPLDVFLHKEKAAVTPQWKFIVAKQLASALSYLETKGLVHGNVCAKNILVARKGLEPGTTPFIKLSDPGIALSVLSRNERLERIPWIAPECIDSPAPIGLAADQWSFGVTLLEICNNGDLPMSGYALAHKERFYQQKGRFAEPSSPELATFISMCLTYEPVERPSFRGVLRELTEIMPKNFDISTCETLPDMDPSIFHKRYLIEIRELGKGNFGKVILYRYDPANDGTGECVAVKSLKQENGHVPDGWIKEIEILKSLDHSNIVKYKGCCTELGGQVVQLIMEYLPQGCLRDYLPTRKLGVPQCLMFAQQICQGMEYLHKMRYIHRDLAARNVLVENDSLVKIGDFGLTKYIPEGEIYYRVREDGDSPVYWYAIECLKESKFSFSSDIWSFGVTLYEIFTDCDSHQSPPTKFLKMMAEPGEQMTVMALIKLLERNMRLPCPRKCPHEVKMLMEQCWAANPTQRPTFTSLIESLKANG; encoded by the exons ATGTATAGGATGTGGTGGTCCAGGCGGTCCAGGTCAGGGCCGATTCCAGGCCAGGCTGAGCCTCCTCAAGGTAAAGGCATTcatcttttcctcctctggACCCCAGAAGGCGAGAGGTATTTGTCCCACACGAGTGGGGAGGTCACGGCGGAGGAGCTGTGCATCGCAGCTGCTGAGGCTGTAG GAATAACACCTCTGTGCCATGTGTTGTTCGCTCTGTACAATCCACTCTTGAGCTGTTGGTACAGTCCTAACCACATCTTCAGTCCAGAGGAGGACTCCAGCCTGATACTTCACTACAGTATGAG GTTTTACTTTCACAATTGGCACGGACTAAATGAGGAGGAGCCAGTTGTGTGCCGCTATCGGCTCCGATCTGGGACTGACCACAGGGGTTCCCCTCTGCTTGACATCACATCCCTGGAGTATTTATTCTCTCAG GCTAAATATGAATTTGTGAATGAAGTGGTGCAGATGGAAGACATTCAGACGGAAGCGGAACTAAGTCGCTTCAAAAATGAGAGCTTGGGGATGGCCGTGCTTCACCTCTCGCACCGGGCGATGCAAACAGACTGCACGTTACAGGAAGTCGCAGAGAAAGTCTG cttcctgcgCTGCATCCCGAAGTCTTTCTCCAAACACATCTCCAAAGACAACTTTCTGACAAGAATCAGGATCAATCGGGTGTTTGCGGAATTTGTGCGGATGTTCCAGCAACACACTGTGGACAAGGGGCGGCTGGGCGCCCAGGAGATCATGTACAAGTACATCTCTACTCTCGAACACCTGGTGCCGCGGTTTGGCTCAGAGACCTTCCCCGTGTaccacctggagctgagggaggacGGGTACGGTGGCAGCTCTTACGGCGACAACGCCCATGTGCAGGGCGATCCAAAAGACAACTTCACGGCTCCCGTCACCCATGAAATCGAGGTGTCTGGCACAAAGGGGATTCAGTGGAGGAAGGTGTCAGTTCAGAAG GCACAGGTGAATGGCTACTTCCGGAGCGATTACATAAAGAAATCCAAGGACCAGTCGAGCCAGTCAAATGCAACAGCTCCCAACACACTGAGCCCCTTCTGCGATTTCCCTGATATAACTCACATCGCCCTCAGCGAAGCTAATGTGTGCATTAGCACTCAGGACAACCGCTGCTTG GTGGTTCAGATGAAATCCAGCCAGGAGGCGCGTTCCTTCATCTCGCTCCTGGATGGATACTACCGGCTGACTGCAGACGCCCACCACTATCTTTGTCATGAGGTGGCTCCCCCAAGGGTAGTGCTGAGTGAAGCAAATGGACTGCATGGGCCGATGCA TGATGATTTTGTGCTGCTGAAGCTGAAgaaagaggcagcagaggagggagctTTCCTCGTACGTTGGAGCGCTCTCGACTATCGCCGCATCATCCTGGCCGtgctaaacaaaaataaa AACGGATCGACACCGAGCCACAAGCAGTTTCGGATCCATCACAAGGAGTCGATGTTCCGTCTGGAGGGCTGGGACCAGGAGTTCTCCAGTGTGAAGGAGCTCACCGACAGCCTCAAGTCCTTCATGCTCAAGTCTGGACCAGACAGCTTCACTGTGAAAAAATGCTGTTTGCCAAGACAAGCAG AATTGTCCAACCTTCTGGTGATGAGGAGAGGTGACGACCGGGTGAACACTGAGGCCTTGTCCCGGATCAAGACCCAGCTTCGCTTCAACCCAATCAAGGACAGACAGATTGTACAG GAACAGCATCTGGGCTGCGGGACCAGAACTAATATCTACTCAGGCCATCTTCTTGGGCTGGGACGAGGTGAAGATGACGACGAGTTCAATAACAACGGCAATGACCGCAAAGGGATCAAAGTGGTTCTCAAGATTCTGGACCAAAGCCATAAAGATGTTGCACTA gCCTTTTTCGAAACCGCCAGTCTCATGAGCCAGGTATCCCACAGTCACCTGGTGTTCGTGCATGGCGTGTCTGTCAAAGGATCTGAAA ACATCATGGTGGAAGAATTTGTGGAGTTTGGGCCCTTGGATGTTTTCCTTCACAAAGAAAAGGCAGCAGTGACCCCGCAGTGGAAATTCATTGTTGCCAAACAACTTGCAAGTGCTCTCAGCTATCTT GAGACCAAAGGGCTGGTTCATGGAAACGTCTGTGCCAAGAACATTCTGGTGGCACGGAAAGGTCTGGAGCCGGGTACTACACCTTTCATCAAGCTGAGTGATCCCGGAATCGCTCTGAGCGTCCTCTCACGGAACG AGCGTCTTGAGCGCATCCCGTGGATTGCCCCCGAGTGTATCGACAGTCCTGCCCCCATTGGCCTTGCTGCGGACCAGTGGAGCTTTGGTGTCACTCTGCTCGAAATCTGCAACAACGGCGATCTTCCCATGAGTGGATATGCATTGGCCCAT AAAGAGCGCTTCTATCAGCAAAAGGGCCGCTTTGCTGAACCGTCCTCCCCGGAACTTGCCACCTTCATCAGCATGTGTTTGACCTACGAGCCTGTGGAGAGGCCCTCATTCCGCGGTGTGCTCAGAGAGCTCACAGAAATCATGCCGAAAA ATTTTGACATATCTACCTGTGAAACTCTCCCTGACATGGACCCCAGCATTTTCCATAAACGCTACCTGATTGAGATTCGGGAACTAGGGAAG GGTAACTTTGGAAAGGTCATTCTGTACCGGTACGACCCAGCCAATGACGGGACTGGGGAGTGTGTGGCGGTGAAGTCCTTGAAACAAGAGAATGGGCATGTGCCTGATGGCTGGATAAAGGAGATAGAGATTCTGAAGTCTCTCGATCACAGCAACATTGTCAAGTACAAGGGCTGTTGTACTGAACTGG GAGGACAAGTGGTGCAGCTAATAATGGAGTACCTTCCTCAGGGCTGTCTGCGAGACTACCTTCCCACACGCAAACTGGGTGTGCCACAATGCCTTATGTTTGCTCAGCAGATCTGTCAG GGAATGGAGTACTTGCACAAAATGCGATACATCCATCGAGACCTGGCTGCCCGTAATGTTTTAGTGGAAAACGACAGTTTGGTGAAGATTGGAGACTTTGGTCTCACAAAATACATCCCTGAAGGCGAAATATACTATCGTGTCCGGGAGGATGGGGACAGTCCAGTGTACTG